The following are encoded in a window of Desulfovibrio oxyclinae DSM 11498 genomic DNA:
- the hypB gene encoding hydrogenase nickel incorporation protein HypB, with the protein MSSEIPIVRDVLEANDKLAEKLKEIYKEKKILCLNLMSSPGAGKTSLLERTLTDLRDEFKMAVIEGDLQTDNDAKRVEATGAQAVQINTEGSCHLDSGQILESIKQIDLEGLDILFVENVGNLVCPAEFDVGEDHKITLLSVTEGDDKPEKYPFMFHISAVMLLNKVDLLPYVDFDLDSASAHARKLNADIEVLPISCRTGDNLEKWYDWLRKAREAKK; encoded by the coding sequence ATGAGCAGCGAAATTCCCATAGTACGCGACGTCCTTGAAGCAAACGACAAGCTTGCCGAAAAACTCAAGGAAATCTACAAAGAGAAGAAGATACTCTGCCTCAACCTCATGAGCTCTCCCGGAGCCGGTAAGACCAGCCTGCTTGAACGCACGCTCACCGACCTGCGCGACGAATTCAAGATGGCAGTCATCGAAGGCGACCTGCAGACCGACAACGACGCCAAACGCGTCGAAGCAACCGGCGCACAGGCCGTCCAGATCAACACCGAAGGCAGCTGCCACCTCGATTCCGGCCAGATTCTCGAATCCATCAAGCAGATAGACCTCGAAGGTCTCGACATCCTCTTCGTGGAAAACGTCGGCAACCTCGTCTGCCCCGCAGAATTCGACGTGGGAGAAGACCACAAGATTACCCTGCTCTCTGTCACCGAAGGCGACGACAAGCCGGAAAAATACCCCTTCATGTTCCATATCTCCGCAGTCATGCTGCTTAACAAGGTCGATCTGCTCCCCTACGTGGACTTCGACCTCGACAGCGCCAGCGCACACGCTCGCAAGCTCAACGCAGATATCGAAGTGCTCCCCATCTCCTGCAGAACCGGAGACAACCTCGAAAAGTGGTACGACTGGCTCAGAAAAGCCCGCGAAGCCAAGAAGTAG